One genomic window of Thermococcus indicus includes the following:
- a CDS encoding ABC transporter substrate-binding protein: MRSAIVLSLLALVLLAPLAEADEWSPVEVIEFQGIQSPGPVIPRIAKGEYDVGLFSLPAGDYRGLPKDLLKNLELYKTVVSYTDLTFNTYHDPDKEAPIVTVGNETYFNPFAIREVRFAMNYLISREYIAREVYEGSAAPMFSCVRPSHPADKYFEPVYAALNLTAEGNEELALQMMETAMEEAAEEVARYSHRLEKVNGTWHFDGRPVTVKLAVRTEDERAKLGIYIAEQLRKAGFAVEKIFLDRYKAGQLVFARPPSNYEWNVYTGGWFADKDASLWINDYAAWFYSAWYGYLPGRVEPKHLNTVTVMEFLRKAGNGDPDNGLNAIGAEYYGKASELGGILNWTEEELTRLLTNISAEVNGESYAITSAGQYWDLQKIAVGIGIMEGARIFLVEEWELSPVNRERVKGITPDPTTGILNRWSFLNARTPDGVLKVAYFVPTCGLCDSFNPVSGFDTHVFPANLWGLVHDPGIFLGPGGLYTPYRCNWTVERGNFTVPGSAVTYNQTRGWIAAHAGETADVKVTVTCDLGEWHDGVRMRMADIKYYIAFLYTWAYRDGPDDPYYDENLGDTAASLSKVLGFQFTGDGYVVYGSYAHPFADDLTTKTYVFYPEFPWELYYAMGELVANASEYGIWRGYSFTRNGRNVESLNIMAKEHAEDLARVLEVLKEQKAVPGAIAGDVADPGEGYARAIEWISVKGHAVISNGPFYIEKYEPRTLYLELRAFRGVSPIPSPAAAPTTSPKPAGEPGGSQSTATKAIYAIGIVGVLILALVLVRKRG, from the coding sequence ATGAGGTCAGCAATCGTCCTTTCTCTGCTCGCCCTCGTTCTCCTGGCACCGTTGGCGGAAGCTGATGAGTGGTCTCCTGTAGAAGTAATCGAGTTCCAGGGGATTCAGAGCCCCGGGCCGGTTATCCCCCGGATAGCCAAGGGTGAATACGACGTCGGACTCTTCTCCCTTCCGGCCGGAGATTACCGCGGTCTGCCTAAGGACCTCCTCAAAAATCTCGAACTCTACAAGACCGTCGTCTCGTACACGGATCTGACCTTCAACACCTACCACGACCCGGACAAGGAAGCTCCAATCGTCACCGTGGGGAACGAGACCTACTTCAACCCCTTCGCCATCAGAGAGGTCAGGTTTGCGATGAACTACCTCATAAGCAGGGAATACATCGCCCGGGAGGTTTACGAAGGCAGTGCGGCACCGATGTTTAGCTGCGTAAGGCCCAGCCACCCGGCTGACAAATACTTCGAGCCGGTCTATGCCGCCCTGAACCTCACGGCCGAGGGGAACGAAGAACTCGCCCTCCAGATGATGGAGACGGCGATGGAGGAAGCCGCGGAGGAGGTCGCCAGGTACAGCCACAGGCTGGAAAAGGTAAACGGAACCTGGCACTTCGATGGTAGGCCTGTAACGGTCAAGCTCGCCGTCCGCACCGAGGACGAGAGGGCAAAACTGGGCATATACATCGCCGAACAGCTCAGAAAAGCCGGTTTCGCCGTTGAGAAGATCTTCCTGGACAGGTATAAGGCAGGTCAGCTCGTCTTTGCCAGGCCCCCCAGCAACTACGAGTGGAACGTTTACACCGGCGGCTGGTTCGCTGATAAAGATGCCAGCCTCTGGATAAACGACTACGCCGCCTGGTTCTACTCGGCCTGGTACGGCTACCTGCCCGGAAGGGTTGAACCCAAGCACCTCAACACCGTCACGGTCATGGAGTTCCTTAGGAAAGCCGGCAATGGCGACCCGGACAACGGCCTGAATGCCATCGGCGCGGAGTACTACGGCAAAGCCTCGGAGCTGGGAGGGATTCTCAACTGGACGGAGGAGGAGCTGACGAGATTGCTCACCAACATCAGCGCCGAGGTGAACGGTGAAAGCTACGCGATAACCAGCGCGGGCCAGTACTGGGACCTGCAGAAAATAGCTGTTGGCATTGGAATTATGGAGGGCGCCAGGATCTTCCTTGTCGAGGAGTGGGAGCTGTCGCCCGTGAACAGGGAGAGAGTTAAAGGCATAACCCCCGACCCGACCACCGGAATCCTCAACCGCTGGAGCTTTTTGAACGCGAGAACTCCCGATGGGGTCCTCAAGGTGGCCTACTTCGTCCCAACCTGCGGCCTCTGCGACTCCTTCAACCCGGTCAGCGGCTTCGACACCCACGTCTTCCCTGCCAACCTGTGGGGGCTCGTCCACGACCCCGGAATCTTTCTCGGCCCTGGCGGCCTCTACACTCCTTACCGGTGCAACTGGACGGTCGAGAGGGGCAACTTCACGGTTCCAGGCAGCGCGGTCACCTACAACCAGACCCGGGGCTGGATCGCCGCCCACGCCGGCGAGACAGCTGACGTTAAGGTCACCGTTACCTGTGACCTGGGCGAGTGGCATGACGGGGTCAGGATGAGGATGGCGGACATCAAGTACTACATCGCCTTCCTCTACACCTGGGCCTACCGGGACGGTCCGGACGACCCCTACTACGACGAGAACCTGGGCGACACAGCTGCATCGCTCTCCAAGGTTCTTGGCTTTCAGTTCACCGGCGACGGCTACGTGGTTTACGGTAGCTACGCCCATCCCTTCGCCGATGACCTCACGACGAAGACCTACGTTTTCTACCCGGAATTCCCCTGGGAGCTGTATTACGCCATGGGCGAGCTTGTCGCCAACGCCAGTGAATACGGCATTTGGAGGGGTTACTCCTTCACCCGCAACGGAAGGAATGTGGAGTCCCTTAACATCATGGCCAAGGAGCACGCGGAAGACCTAGCGAGGGTTCTGGAGGTTTTGAAGGAGCAAAAGGCTGTTCCCGGGGCGATCGCCGGTGATGTGGCCGATCCGGGGGAAGGCTACGCCAGGGCGATTGAGTGGATCAGCGTTAAGGGTCACGCGGTGATAAGCAACGGGCCGTTCTACATTGAAAAGTACGAGCCGAGAACCCTGTACCTGGAGCTGAGGGCATTTAGGGGAGTATCTCCGATTCCCTCCCCAGCAGCGGCCCCCACGACGTCCCCCAAACCTGCAGGGGAACCCGGCGGGAGCCAAAGCACCGCCACCAAAGCTATATACGCGATTGGGATAGTGGGCGTCCTTATACTTGCACTGGTGCTTGTGAGGAAACGGGGGTGA
- a CDS encoding division/cell wall cluster transcriptional repressor MraZ, which yields METLVKKFDPQGRLLLPKEIREKLGDEVIIVDLGDRVELLPRKKADLERFFDSVEVEELTGWEELKKELWAE from the coding sequence ATGGAGACTTTGGTTAAAAAGTTCGACCCCCAGGGGCGGCTTCTCCTGCCGAAAGAGATCAGGGAGAAGCTCGGCGACGAGGTTATAATAGTCGACCTCGGCGACAGGGTGGAGCTACTGCCAAGGAAAAAGGCGGACTTGGAGAGATTCTTCGACAGCGTTGAGGTGGAGGAGCTGACGGGATGGGAGGAGCTTAAAAAGGAGCTGTGGGCGGAATGA
- a CDS encoding type II toxin-antitoxin system VapC family toxin — translation MRFIDANVFIYAFLKPRKEPPENVRLIKENAKRILARISEGEGVATTVVHLSEVANVIESRGGKRKAAEVLLAILTSENIEVLPVSTGDYLKAALVAEERNLGVNDALAYIKMKGLGIEEIYTFDRDFEKLDVRVLQE, via the coding sequence ATGAGGTTCATCGACGCCAACGTCTTCATCTACGCGTTCTTGAAGCCGAGAAAGGAACCCCCGGAAAACGTTAGACTCATCAAGGAAAATGCAAAAAGAATACTGGCAAGGATCAGCGAGGGGGAAGGTGTCGCCACAACTGTTGTCCACCTGAGTGAGGTTGCCAACGTCATCGAGAGCAGAGGAGGAAAGCGAAAAGCCGCCGAAGTCCTTTTGGCGATTCTGACGAGCGAGAACATCGAAGTTCTGCCGGTTTCCACGGGCGACTATTTGAAGGCCGCTCTCGTAGCTGAGGAGAGAAACCTCGGGGTGAACGACGCTTTGGCATATATCAAGATGAAGGGGCTTGGTATAGAGGAAATTTACACCTTCGACAGAGACTTTGAAAAGCTCGACGTTAGGGTTCTGCAGGAATGA
- a CDS encoding M42 family metallopeptidase, translating to MERMIEILREILEIPSPTGYTKEVMAYIAELLNENGVKTYFTNKGALIAGNHPEPELVIAAHVDTLGAMVKGILPNGHLSFTRIGGLHLPAFEGEYCTIITRSGKRFRGTLLLKNPSVHVNKEAGKKERKEENMYIRLDELVEKKEDTEKLGIRPGDFIAFDPKFEYVNGFVKAHFLDDKASVAVMIDLMLDLGAEALEKLPVAFFFSPYEEVGHGGSAGYPRSMKELLVVDMGVVGDGVAGKETAVSIAAKDSTGPYDYEMTTRLIELAEKHDIPHVVDVFPYYGSDGSAALRAGWDIRVALIGQGVHASHGMERTHVKGLLATKELIRAYIEEMFGI from the coding sequence ATGGAAAGAATGATCGAGATTCTCAGGGAGATTCTGGAGATACCGTCCCCAACCGGCTACACGAAGGAGGTCATGGCCTACATAGCGGAACTCCTCAACGAAAACGGTGTGAAAACCTACTTCACCAACAAGGGCGCCCTGATAGCGGGCAACCATCCTGAGCCGGAGCTTGTGATAGCGGCCCACGTTGACACCCTCGGTGCGATGGTTAAAGGAATCCTGCCGAACGGACACCTGAGCTTCACCAGAATAGGCGGCCTTCACCTCCCCGCCTTCGAAGGCGAGTACTGCACGATAATCACCCGCTCGGGGAAGAGGTTCAGGGGCACGCTCCTCCTCAAGAACCCCAGCGTCCACGTCAACAAGGAGGCCGGAAAGAAAGAGCGCAAGGAGGAAAACATGTACATCCGCCTCGACGAGCTGGTGGAGAAGAAGGAAGATACAGAGAAGCTCGGCATAAGGCCAGGTGACTTCATAGCCTTCGACCCGAAGTTCGAGTACGTGAACGGCTTCGTCAAGGCCCACTTCCTCGACGACAAGGCGAGCGTGGCCGTTATGATAGACCTGATGCTCGATCTGGGGGCTGAGGCCCTTGAAAAGCTCCCGGTGGCGTTCTTCTTCTCGCCCTATGAGGAGGTCGGACACGGTGGTTCGGCGGGTTATCCAAGGAGCATGAAGGAGCTCCTTGTCGTCGATATGGGCGTCGTTGGGGATGGCGTCGCGGGCAAGGAAACGGCGGTATCGATAGCGGCGAAAGATTCCACAGGCCCCTACGACTACGAGATGACGACCAGGCTCATCGAGCTGGCCGAGAAGCACGATATTCCCCACGTGGTCGATGTCTTCCCCTACTACGGTTCGGATGGCTCGGCCGCTCTGAGGGCCGGCTGGGACATCAGAGTTGCACTCATCGGGCAAGGCGTCCACGCGAGCCACGGTATGGAGAGGACGCACGTCAAGGGGCTGCTCGCGACGAAGGAGCTGATAAGGGCTTATATTGAGGAGATGTTTGGGATTTGA
- a CDS encoding AEC family transporter: protein MNIAEMLALIAVGYVLKRLVKSEKPFDYLRILVNDFLLALFIFGNVASKDLNYLLSIKTVFLYVFLIIAISLGFSYIYGRVVLKNDPWAGALMVLSVYPNTAALGFPIASLFLDDITPAILYSTTNSMIVIPIVTFIAAHYSSGGASVKDSFLKALKFPPTVANLFALALVIGGVQIPAQILEPIRTVGWLSIPLLIIYFGSRITLRSFDWRKLAEVGAFRIAIPFTFVFLTLRWAAPGVFYSVLVEASMPPAIAANAILAQYRLKAEEAISVTFVLTLLVIGLFMVLSALMG from the coding sequence ATGAACATCGCCGAGATGCTCGCCCTTATAGCGGTCGGCTACGTCCTCAAGAGGCTGGTCAAATCGGAGAAGCCCTTCGACTACCTCCGAATCCTGGTGAACGACTTTCTCCTCGCCCTGTTCATCTTCGGGAACGTGGCGAGCAAGGACCTGAACTACCTCCTGAGCATAAAGACTGTCTTCCTCTACGTCTTCCTGATAATCGCGATAAGCCTTGGGTTTTCGTACATCTACGGCCGCGTCGTCCTTAAAAACGACCCCTGGGCCGGTGCGCTGATGGTTCTCTCGGTCTATCCCAACACCGCCGCCCTCGGCTTCCCGATAGCGAGCCTCTTCCTCGACGACATAACGCCCGCGATACTCTACTCCACGACCAACTCGATGATAGTCATCCCAATCGTCACCTTCATAGCGGCCCACTACTCCAGCGGAGGCGCGAGCGTTAAGGACAGCTTCCTGAAGGCGCTGAAGTTTCCGCCGACGGTGGCGAACCTCTTCGCCCTTGCACTCGTCATAGGCGGCGTTCAGATTCCTGCCCAAATCCTTGAGCCGATAAGAACCGTCGGCTGGCTCAGCATACCCCTGCTTATCATCTACTTCGGCTCGCGGATAACGCTGAGAAGCTTCGACTGGCGCAAGCTCGCGGAGGTCGGGGCCTTCCGGATAGCGATTCCCTTCACCTTCGTTTTCCTCACCCTCCGCTGGGCGGCCCCGGGCGTTTTCTACTCGGTCCTCGTCGAGGCCTCGATGCCCCCGGCCATAGCGGCCAACGCGATTCTGGCCCAGTACCGCCTGAAGGCCGAGGAGGCGATAAGCGTCACCTTCGTGCTGACCCTGCTCGTCATAGGGCTCTTCATGGTTCTCAGCGCTCTGATGGGCTGA
- a CDS encoding MMPL family transporter, whose amino-acid sequence MAWNDWIVKHAKAIVALWIIAVIAAMPLATKLNDITNYSMDQFLPKDVESVKAQDTLAKEFPEFATSDNQTYMIVSGVDINDPATRGAYERFKAEAKPYGSNFTSYYDAVDLLHNKSYEIALNLTKTTANLTGIFYGSAINASNAYGTLLTQIENLSGQVETLNGTVPQLAKAYLALEANLSVLYNQSPALREALNGTDMAYVGLHENLTEASGQLRALNSTIAGLNAGLYNLSDGYARTYLGTIGAYDALLQAGAYERGLDQATAQTIAEKLGVPVEFVYAVYNATYPAHSAYGASAITDGFLANVTKAMVLGQISDPMQRNLAEAYSVAFYGGVVAFDEQAGSDYALIQLGENAVRPVDGIASNALKNLPLVIEGAGGSYDVPGFGEVPAETLAYIVNVSIGLERNTSALTVENATIDVAKALMAGNPLLEMPNADEILETLLVYGPTKELETNLLAGALKEKLPSEQKALAEPIARTAVAFDPNATGVLARNPETLKKATVSLLAEILKEKGLELPESVIGEVYDSNGNVSPIAEEILIQKTAEKLGDEKAAEAIVNTVVKNPKELAEGIGVEETVKEIITSLAGDVPIDLGKAVDDVYAGRSPEEIAYELFEQGVNEKLANVTAPEDVRETLRELMLTVARDYPMSDSQIDALVTKETAKLVEKFINEINLGVEIHVNTTELVDIAFKFKDNQEEITREDVGPIEEGIYPSIYSLAKSYIGMLKSPDNRTMLILFVPKGLEGVSNLEKQSKAQYASSLKAKDVALREFGNVSPKVEAYVTGTPIQTYEAIKYGKEDNDKTTRFSIAGALLVLLILMGVALLATLLPFTGVATATLTALGILYLLAKGDYLDVGSWAQMLTVTTALGLGIDYSTYYLHRFREYLAEGYDHEKAASEALKRAKDAVLASASTDIIAFASFILAWEFPIFKTIGMIAPLAVIVVLLASLTFIPAITVLIGDKPAFWWPRHIEHHIESVDIHERSRIAEWAVKHAKVVVLIALLVAVPAAYNFVNFNGTHDIKLFIPKDSETYNFLQLSESTVGAGVTSPTYVVVDLGHPVGDGDLKTINELADRISAVDGVEYVYTLARPYGRQVNVSVDELKSLGGNRYISEDGTKVLIQVTGKYEATDDRSKDMVREIRDIVKDEEKSGAIKSGMVGGSTALALDLSDLINDVFWHRIFPVALLLMFLSLIPTLKGLPAVITTIGTIAVGVLLSITVSSWLFERVFGQQVMWFLPMMVFIVLMGVGIDYNSFYLVKARDEFERRSARDALVVAAGTMDTLVVGLAAVLAVTYGSLMTGATWGIREIGFALAIGVLLTATAAVYFIGPATMALFGEKAWWPLHKTKKE is encoded by the coding sequence ATGGCCTGGAACGACTGGATTGTTAAGCATGCAAAGGCCATCGTGGCCCTCTGGATAATAGCCGTCATAGCCGCGATGCCCCTTGCAACAAAGCTGAACGACATCACCAACTACAGCATGGACCAGTTCCTTCCAAAGGACGTGGAGTCCGTTAAGGCTCAGGACACCCTGGCAAAGGAGTTCCCGGAGTTCGCGACCAGCGACAACCAGACATATATGATAGTGAGCGGCGTGGACATCAACGACCCGGCGACTAGGGGAGCCTACGAGCGCTTCAAGGCCGAGGCAAAGCCCTACGGGAGCAATTTCACCTCCTACTACGATGCCGTTGATCTGCTCCACAACAAGTCCTACGAGATAGCGCTCAACCTCACCAAAACAACCGCCAACCTGACCGGAATCTTCTACGGCTCGGCAATCAACGCCAGCAACGCCTACGGAACCCTTCTCACCCAGATTGAGAACCTCAGCGGCCAGGTCGAGACCCTCAACGGGACCGTCCCCCAGCTCGCCAAGGCCTACCTCGCGCTCGAGGCCAACCTGAGCGTCCTCTACAACCAGAGCCCCGCTCTTCGGGAAGCGCTCAACGGGACTGACATGGCGTACGTCGGCCTGCACGAGAACCTCACGGAGGCGAGCGGACAGCTGAGGGCTTTGAACTCAACCATAGCGGGCCTTAACGCAGGCCTCTACAACCTGAGCGATGGCTACGCGAGAACTTACCTCGGAACGATAGGGGCCTACGACGCCCTCCTCCAGGCGGGTGCTTATGAGAGGGGCCTTGACCAGGCAACGGCGCAGACCATAGCTGAAAAGCTTGGCGTTCCGGTAGAGTTCGTTTACGCGGTTTACAACGCCACATACCCGGCTCACTCGGCCTACGGGGCCAGTGCAATAACCGACGGCTTCCTGGCCAACGTTACCAAGGCAATGGTTCTCGGTCAGATTAGCGACCCGATGCAGAGGAACCTCGCCGAGGCCTACTCGGTTGCCTTCTACGGGGGAGTTGTAGCGTTTGACGAGCAGGCGGGCAGTGATTACGCCCTCATTCAGCTCGGCGAGAACGCGGTTAGGCCCGTTGATGGGATAGCAAGCAACGCCCTCAAAAACCTCCCGCTCGTTATCGAAGGGGCTGGGGGAAGCTATGATGTTCCGGGCTTCGGCGAGGTTCCGGCGGAGACTTTAGCTTACATTGTGAACGTCTCGATAGGCCTCGAAAGGAACACGAGCGCTTTGACCGTTGAGAACGCGACCATTGATGTCGCAAAGGCGCTCATGGCCGGAAACCCGCTCCTCGAGATGCCGAACGCCGACGAGATACTGGAGACGCTCCTCGTGTACGGCCCGACGAAGGAGCTCGAAACCAATCTCCTCGCCGGAGCGCTCAAAGAGAAGCTCCCAAGCGAACAGAAAGCTCTGGCCGAGCCGATAGCCAGGACGGCCGTTGCCTTTGACCCCAACGCGACCGGCGTTCTGGCCAGGAACCCGGAGACCCTGAAGAAGGCCACCGTGTCCCTGCTCGCCGAGATTCTGAAGGAGAAAGGCCTTGAACTCCCGGAGAGCGTTATAGGCGAGGTTTACGACTCCAACGGCAACGTTTCACCGATAGCGGAGGAGATACTCATCCAGAAGACCGCCGAGAAGCTTGGAGACGAGAAGGCGGCGGAAGCAATAGTGAACACCGTCGTCAAGAACCCCAAGGAACTTGCAGAGGGAATCGGCGTTGAAGAGACCGTCAAGGAGATAATCACGAGCCTGGCCGGAGACGTTCCGATAGACCTCGGCAAAGCCGTGGACGATGTTTACGCCGGCAGAAGTCCGGAAGAGATAGCCTACGAGCTCTTCGAGCAGGGAGTCAACGAGAAGCTCGCCAACGTAACCGCTCCTGAGGACGTCAGGGAAACGCTGAGGGAGCTAATGCTGACCGTTGCCAGGGACTACCCGATGAGCGATTCACAGATTGATGCCCTCGTTACGAAGGAAACGGCCAAGCTCGTCGAGAAGTTCATTAACGAGATAAACCTCGGCGTCGAGATCCATGTGAACACGACGGAGCTCGTCGATATAGCCTTTAAGTTTAAGGACAATCAGGAGGAGATAACGAGGGAGGACGTCGGGCCGATAGAGGAGGGAATTTACCCGTCCATTTACAGCCTCGCGAAGAGCTACATCGGCATGCTCAAGAGCCCTGACAACAGGACGATGCTGATTCTCTTTGTTCCCAAGGGCCTCGAGGGTGTAAGTAACCTGGAGAAGCAGAGTAAAGCACAGTACGCGAGCTCGCTGAAGGCCAAGGATGTCGCGCTGAGGGAGTTCGGGAATGTGTCGCCGAAAGTCGAGGCCTACGTTACCGGAACTCCCATCCAGACCTACGAGGCCATCAAGTACGGAAAGGAGGACAACGACAAGACCACCAGGTTCAGCATAGCTGGGGCGCTCCTCGTGCTCCTTATCCTGATGGGGGTGGCACTGCTAGCGACGCTCCTGCCCTTCACCGGCGTGGCAACGGCAACGCTCACCGCGCTGGGAATCCTCTATCTGCTCGCGAAGGGCGACTACCTCGACGTTGGAAGCTGGGCCCAGATGCTGACCGTCACGACGGCACTTGGCCTCGGAATAGACTACTCCACCTACTACCTGCACCGCTTTAGGGAGTATCTGGCGGAAGGCTACGACCACGAGAAAGCGGCGAGTGAGGCGCTGAAGAGGGCAAAGGACGCGGTTCTTGCCAGCGCATCAACCGACATCATAGCCTTCGCGAGCTTCATCCTGGCCTGGGAGTTCCCGATATTCAAGACCATCGGCATGATAGCACCCCTGGCGGTCATCGTAGTCCTCCTCGCCAGCCTGACGTTCATTCCGGCGATAACCGTTCTCATAGGCGACAAACCAGCCTTCTGGTGGCCGAGACACATCGAGCATCACATCGAGAGTGTGGACATCCACGAGAGGAGCAGAATCGCGGAGTGGGCCGTCAAGCACGCCAAAGTGGTTGTCCTCATAGCGCTCCTCGTGGCGGTTCCGGCGGCCTACAACTTCGTCAACTTCAACGGAACCCACGACATAAAGCTGTTCATCCCCAAGGACAGCGAGACCTACAACTTCCTCCAGCTCAGCGAGAGCACGGTCGGTGCGGGCGTTACCTCCCCGACCTACGTCGTGGTCGACCTCGGACACCCAGTTGGCGACGGCGACCTCAAGACCATCAACGAGCTCGCGGACAGGATATCAGCGGTTGACGGCGTCGAGTACGTCTATACCCTCGCCCGTCCCTACGGAAGGCAGGTGAACGTCAGCGTGGACGAGCTGAAGAGCCTCGGCGGAAACCGCTACATCTCGGAAGACGGCACTAAAGTGCTGATACAGGTTACCGGGAAGTACGAGGCCACCGACGACCGCTCCAAGGACATGGTGAGGGAGATAAGGGATATAGTGAAAGACGAGGAGAAGTCGGGAGCAATAAAGTCCGGAATGGTTGGCGGAAGCACTGCACTAGCGCTCGACCTCAGCGACCTCATCAACGACGTCTTCTGGCACAGAATCTTCCCGGTGGCGCTCCTGCTGATGTTCCTGTCCCTCATACCGACACTCAAGGGACTGCCCGCAGTTATAACCACCATAGGCACCATAGCGGTCGGCGTGCTCCTCAGCATAACCGTTTCCAGCTGGCTCTTCGAGAGGGTCTTCGGCCAGCAGGTCATGTGGTTCCTGCCCATGATGGTCTTCATAGTGCTCATGGGTGTGGGCATAGACTACAACAGCTTCTACCTGGTCAAAGCCAGGGACGAGTTCGAGCGCAGGAGCGCGAGAGACGCGCTGGTGGTCGCCGCCGGAACGATGGACACGCTGGTCGTCGGCCTCGCCGCTGTGCTGGCGGTAACCTACGGCTCGCTGATGACCGGGGCGACGTGGGGAATAAGGGAGATAGGCTTCGCACTGGCCATCGGAGTGCTCTTGACTGCCACGGCGGCGGTCTACTTCATCGGCCCGGCCACGATGGCTCTCTTCGGTGAAAAGGCCTGGTGGCCCCTGCACAAGACGAAGAAGGAGTGA
- a CDS encoding PadR family transcriptional regulator, protein MGEDVERKIIKGLFTVPLKNIILVIVGLKGEAHGYEILKELEKLAIGLWKPSHSNLYTILNKMVEEGLLEPREEYRGRVRRVKYSLTEKGLDYLKTSNELALRVLYTSINYHEALKKKLEEMGERKVMDRETVIEYLGLLKKIRDILDEEIKTIEAKLSAEN, encoded by the coding sequence ATGGGGGAGGACGTTGAGCGGAAGATAATCAAGGGCCTCTTCACGGTTCCCCTGAAGAACATTATACTCGTCATCGTCGGCCTCAAGGGCGAGGCCCACGGCTACGAGATTCTGAAGGAGCTTGAGAAACTGGCCATCGGCCTCTGGAAGCCGAGTCACAGCAACCTGTACACGATACTCAACAAGATGGTCGAGGAGGGTCTTCTGGAGCCCCGCGAGGAGTATCGGGGCAGGGTGAGGCGTGTGAAATACAGCCTGACTGAAAAGGGCCTCGATTACCTAAAAACTTCCAACGAACTGGCCCTTCGGGTTCTGTACACCTCCATCAACTATCACGAAGCCCTGAAGAAGAAGCTCGAGGAGATGGGGGAGAGAAAGGTCATGGACAGGGAGACCGTGATTGAGTACCTGGGGCTCCTCAAGAAGATACGCGACATACTGGACGAGGAAATAAAGACTATAGAAGCCAAACTTTCTGCGGAGAATTGA
- a CDS encoding ArsR/SmtB family transcription factor: MEDLKVQLEELKKRLEVLEESIDPVDEVMLSIKARLRRKLEGGSLPEIDEEKAAKTLKALANPDRIRILKMLSERPMGFKEIKEALGVESPTVSHHLKLLVKTRMVRKGEGYEISPDGRLFLRLLEIITALEEVEE; the protein is encoded by the coding sequence ATGGAGGATCTCAAAGTTCAGCTCGAGGAGCTGAAGAAGAGGCTGGAGGTGCTGGAGGAAAGCATTGACCCCGTTGATGAGGTCATGCTCTCGATAAAGGCCCGCCTCAGGAGAAAGCTCGAAGGCGGAAGCCTGCCCGAGATAGACGAGGAGAAGGCCGCGAAAACCCTCAAGGCCCTCGCCAACCCGGACAGGATAAGGATACTCAAGATGCTTTCCGAGAGGCCCATGGGCTTCAAGGAGATAAAGGAAGCGCTCGGGGTGGAAAGCCCCACCGTTTCCCACCACCTGAAGCTCCTGGTGAAAACCCGGATGGTGAGAAAGGGAGAAGGATACGAAATATCGCCCGACGGACGTCTCTTTTTGCGCTTGCTTGAGATAATAACTGCCCTGGAGGAGGTGGAAGAATGA
- a CDS encoding DUF4097 family beta strand repeat-containing protein — MIFENVREVDIKATNGRIEIEGWENDYAEVNYTVHGEVNLEVEERSGKLIIREEPKKRFLNLLRESGWAEIEVKVPRRAIVNAKNVNGELRAKGVRFEDVTTVNGEIDLKDCEAEKLSTVNGEVRAHLTVAGPLKASTVNGEIELTIEELEGDVEVSCVNGDIVLRLTEFCDAKIRAKRVNGDVKLVGIDPDDPVIGTGEFEVKVSTVNGDVRVELI, encoded by the coding sequence ATGATATTTGAAAACGTCCGAGAAGTCGATATAAAGGCCACCAACGGCCGGATAGAGATTGAAGGCTGGGAGAACGACTACGCCGAGGTGAACTACACCGTCCACGGCGAGGTAAACCTGGAAGTCGAAGAGAGGAGCGGAAAGCTCATCATCCGGGAAGAGCCGAAGAAAAGGTTCCTGAACCTGCTCAGGGAGAGCGGCTGGGCGGAGATAGAGGTGAAGGTTCCGCGGAGGGCCATAGTAAATGCGAAGAACGTGAACGGCGAGCTTAGGGCCAAGGGCGTGCGCTTTGAGGACGTCACGACGGTAAACGGGGAGATAGATCTGAAGGACTGCGAGGCCGAAAAGCTTAGCACAGTGAACGGCGAGGTGAGGGCCCACCTAACGGTCGCAGGTCCGCTGAAGGCATCTACCGTGAACGGGGAAATCGAGCTCACCATCGAGGAACTCGAGGGGGACGTCGAGGTGAGCTGCGTCAACGGGGACATCGTGCTTCGCCTGACCGAGTTCTGCGACGCCAAGATCAGGGCCAAAAGGGTGAACGGCGACGTTAAGCTGGTCGGAATAGACCCCGATGACCCGGTTATAGGGACAGGTGAGTTCGAGGTGAAGGTTAGCACGGTGAACGGCGACGTGAGGGTCGAGCTGATTTGA